CATTGTACACTTCATCCTCATTGTACACTTCATCCTCATTGTACACTTCATCCTCATTGTACACTTCATCCTCATTGTACACTTCATCCTCATTGTACACTTCATCCTCATTGTACACTTTATCCTCATTGTACATTTCATCCTCATTGTACACTGCAACCTCTTCTTTCGCTTCATCCCTTTCGGCCTCACCTCTCTTGTACAATGGACCATTCCTTAACCTATTTTCATACTTTATGGAGCACAGTTTATTCAGAATATCATCATTGTTGTTATTCTTATAGTGATTAACTGGGTGCACGCTTTTCATATCATccgaatatttttttttctttgttgtTCTATTTATGGATGAGCCCCTACACTTTTTATGTGTGTCCGTGTTATACGGGTAATCATTTCCATTTGGATTATAATATCCATTATGGTAACAGCAGTCGTTGGGGAAATTGCAATTATTGCGCGTTTTCTTTTGCGATGCCCTTATTTGTTTACCTGACtcatttatatctttttttttccaactTCCATCACTATCGGTGAGTATCACTTTAGGTTTCGTGATGTtcaacttttttaaattctccTCGTCCTGTTCCTTATGATAAGAATAAGTGGACATAACTTCCTTTTTCATGGTTGACCTTTTAATaccatttaaataattataattaaaatcaTCAAACTTTATTCTGCTTAATGATAGTAAGTTTTCATCAAAACTATTTGAAAGAGAATGGTCAACTGACGAACGCGTGTTAGtgttatgaaaaaaatgatcaGAACATTCTTGTAAGTACAAATTGTCACTTATATCATAATAGTGATTCTTCGTTTTATTATTCCATGTTTCATCGTACAAATTAcggtacatatatttgtaatagcTCCCATCGCTTGAAAATTCATCATATAATTTCCTTCTCATCCTCCTCTTCttcttattattcttttcttttttcttactattgcaaaaattttcatttttttcattacctTGTTTAgtatattcatacatatcACTACTGTTCAtcttttcctctttttttccccctcCATCTACCTGTGCATTCTGTTGATCATCTCTTCTTCCATTCTCTTCAACCTCATTGGTACTATTCtgaataacaattttttccccttgagccattatttttttttcgttgaATTCTCTACgtattcttaatttttcttcaaactcttttctaatttttaattcatataattttcttttcatgtttatttcattttttaatttgttttccTCGTCAATTTCTATCTTTTCTCCGTTAAAATGTCTTTTTATCATCTTTAATCTTTCCTCTATTTTATCATTCGACAGTTCGTACTTCCCTTCTGTGTGTACATTGCCATTGTAATTACTACCATCATCATTAATAACATTAGTTCTAACGCGTTTAATTATGTCttcgtatttttttctaaccTGCGCAGCATAGTCCACACTTGACAGAAGCGGATCCGCGGGAATGTtactactgctattatttttgttactactgctattattattcttactactgctattattaatgttactactgctattattattcgtactacttccattattattgttactacttccattattattgttactacttccattattattgttactacttccattattattgttactacttccattattattgttactacttccattattattgttactacttccattattattgttactacttccattattattgttactacttccattattattgttactacttccattattattgttactacttccattattattgttactactgctattattGTTGTTTCTACTACAACTGCTACTGTTCTTGTTCTTACTAGGATGGAAATTAATTGAGTGAAATGATTCGTTCTTCCCTTTTACCTTATCAACTTTCCCCCCTCTTGCGTCTTCAAATAACACTTGTTCATGAAACTCCTTTGTGTTGTCCTTTAACAAACAATTCTCCTTATAGGTATTATGTTCTACATTCGTAAACTTGTTTGTGATACGTTTCTTCCTTTCACGTAAGCCGATTAACGTGCTGTTGATATGTACATTACTTTTCTTTTCACCATTCATgtagtataatttatttacctGATTATCTGTCCTATCGCTCGTATTAGTAACTCCATTTATGACTACATTCAACGGTTTGTTGTACCttttcaataatatattactttcaTCTGTAGACAATtccttattttctttttcatcaaTGGAATGAAACTTttctgaaatttttttttttatatttttctcttcccCAGATGAGATAACATCTGCATATAATTTTCTGCCAATAGTATGACTTATATTAGCATTGGGCAAAATaccattttgttttactattatattttcctctTTCTTCTCAATATAATTTCTACTATATACACGACTACTATCTGTAGCATCTTTTTGTTTCCctactatattattattgttcacACCAAATGGTAAAACATTTTTACCACCATGCAGtacactatttttatttaacttaGATAtcatgtatgtatttgtgCTTACATTCTTTACCATATCTCTAgttaaattacatttttcattgaaatttttgaaaatccTGTCTTTTAAGATGCCAGACAGACTCCTTAAttcctttttctctttatccACTTCTATCctctcttcatttttataaagtttTGTATCCTTATTCCTTTCATGTACTCGTAATAccgttttgtttttaaaaaaatgggaaCTTATAACTTTCTCTTTCCTCTCTTCACTTAATGAACGACTTGTCTTATTGTCTCTCTTTTCGATTCCCCTGTTTGTGCTTAAGTACCACTCACTGGGGGGgtcaattttaaaattatttagggaaccatttttattgttaaggCCATTGTTAAGGCCATTGTTGAGGCCATTGTTAAGGCCATTGTTGAGGCCATTGTTGAGGCCATTGTTGAAACATTCTAGAGGgctatttttttgttcactTTTGAGCTCACTTTTGCAGTCATAGGATTGCGTTTGTTCCCCTTTCCCATTCACCTTCAAAGAAATAATACTTCTTCTTCTCAACTCAAAATATTTCTCTTTCAGATCATTCCAATTTACCTTTTCAATGtcttttttcgttttataACAATTAACGTTCAACTCGGAACCTGTGTATCGCAGTTCTTCTTCAGTCGTTCGTTGTAGCTGTGATGGCAGTTGTACTGGCTGCTGATGTTGCAGCTGTTCTTCGTCTTCCTTCTTTTTCTCATTGCCCTCGTTCGATGATAGCCGCCGCTCCGCGGTATCACAATACAGTAATGTGtctttgtttttaatattcctTACGTTTCTTTCATCTGATGGCTCGTTATTATTTCTCTTACTAATTGCATCCATCATTTTTGAACCCTTATCATTCTGCTCCTTCAATATATAGTCATTTTTCACCTGACCACGCAAGGATTTTACAACATCATCATGCGTACTATAAGTAATGATTGTTTTGTTTCCATTTGGTATGCTTGCACCCATCTTCTCATCAAAGTCTTTCACATATAATtcgctttttttttggacATCTGTTATGGTGTCCtctaaatttttcttattaaacatattcacttcattgtttttatatacaattgATTTATTCTTATCTTCAAAGAGAGTGTTCTTTGCACTGTTGCAATCGTCGTTATGTGTTACAAACGAGTTTGCATCTTTTGTATATGTCTTAGTCCCATAGTTATTAATACATGCGGcattactactactaataTCACCATCGATGCTCCTATCCTTTCGCATGATTCCATTCACATCTAAAGAATTCGTTTCCTCTATTTTTTGACCACTGCTGATCATGTGCATGCCGTTCTGTGCATCCTCTTTCAACTCAATCGACCTTTCTATTAATTTGATTTCCTCAAATTTGTctcttattcttttttcctcACCACACATTACCGATTCGTTAAACAGGCTTCTAAGTTCTGAAGTTTTGCTAAGGTACAAATTGGTATGCTCCTTCTTCTTTGACCCTTTTTTTTCCCGTTCCCCCATGTTAGTCACTACTATGTTAGCTGCTCCCCCCACCATGGTCTCCTTAAACTCCTTAGATtccttaaaattaattagtcTCAATTCCTCCAATTTCATGttctcttttccttttccattTAATAACAATTCATGGTCATTCATGCAAATGGTATGGTTATAGGTGGGTGGTGGTGATGCTTGAATATGAATAGCATCGCTGTGGTGAACTGCCTGTGTGTAATTCCCTTTGCTGACATGATGTACTTTATCTGTAGACTCATTTTTGTTGTCTTCACTAGTACtggaataaatatttaactcATCTGGCACTTTgctataattaaatttaacgttgaaattatttttttgactCTTTTTATTTGGCTCCTTAGGTGAATATGTCCCCTTTTGAACTTCTTCCCCTTCGTTTCCCCCTTCATTTTCCCCTTCGTTTTCCCCTTCGTTTCCCCCTTCGTTTTCCCCTTCTTTTTCCACTTTCACTTCCACTTCTGTTTTTTTCACTTCcatttctgtttttttcaCTTCCACTTCTGTTTTTTTCACTTCCTCTTCCCCCTctcctcctttttttttattctttttttcctcataACTCAACGTAGCGCAAACTTCATGGTACTTGACCCCTGCACCTACCTTTGCACTCCTGTCCTCAAAATTCAAATCAATCTTGCATTTTTTATCCTTGATCATCTTATCATAACTATTGCACTCgtgattttttttcctttcttcaaaatttaaaataatggcACGCTTATAATGGTCATTAGATGTATCATCATTCATGTAATTATGTTCAATGATTTTTTGATattgccttttttttaaattattatcctCCATCAGCTGTGCTTCCTTTTCACTTTCTCcgtatttattcatatactTCGTAGGGTATTCcctcacattttttttatctcctTTCGTCAATGTTAACAAGTCGTTATATTCATGCTCGTCGTGATGATTAGGGGCAAGACGAATCTTATCATCACTGATATACTCCTCATTGGCAGTTCTTACCCCATCAATCGCACACTTGTCACTTGCATATTCATTACTCATATACTTGGCACTCAAGTACTTACCACTCCTTTTCGAGTAGAAAGTTCGTTCCGATTCTTTGCTACTACATTTACTGCTATTCATATTAACAAAAGTAGTTAGGTGTTCAATGCCATTTTTATCCGGCAAtgatatcatattttttttatatttgcttataatatcgtttattttttttctttttaactCTTTATCATTGTTTTCATCATATAAATGatgttttttcttatttgtgAGAAGCATATTACTACCCCTTAACTTGTAGTTAAcatcctttttattaatttcatttaattttactatcATTTCACTATTCATTGCACTAATTGGTTCTTTGCCCtctttattcttattattatcattgttattatatttatcatttgcGCTTTTCTCCTGTCCAACAGATTTGCAAATTTTGTTGTCAAGATGAAGCTTCTTTTCATTGAAGAAACTTATGAATGCGTTATTCTTTTCCTCTACTGTTTGTTTATTACTTGCTTGTTTATCAAAGGTGtaactaatatttttctcttcctTCTTTACTTCGTTTATTCGTTCGCTCGTCTGGCTCTTCATCTGTTCTCCCATCTGTCCGCTCATTTGTCCTCCCATCTGTCCATTCATTTGTCCTCCCATCTGTCCATTCATTTGTCCTCCCATCTGTCCATTCATTTGTCCTCCCATCTGTCCATTCATTTGTCCTCCCATCTGTCCGTTCATTTGTCCAATCATCTGGTTGCCTATCACTTTTCCTATTCCCTTTTCCTTTAGCTTGTATCCGAAATTACAATCCATAACTTTTAAAACTGCGTAATTTATTGTCATCTTTTTAGAGCGCCACGCGCACTTGTGTTACATTTCAACGGCGTGCTAAAACTAAGTATAttgtcatatataaaaaaaaaaaaaaatatatatatatagatagatagatacaATGGCAAGATCACCTACTTACATGTCTGTAGAGGTGCTCTTGGTTCGTGTAAAAATACaatgtaatattatacatatatatgtgcacatgGGTAGCCagattttatttatatttgttatttttacttcGTTATATTGCCGTATTTCGCTATATTGCAATactttgttatattttttttggggGCAGCACAAAATGTTCATGTtactctttattttattttacgaACAATTTGAGCTTCCTGAAATATTTGTTTCTCTCTCTTTAAGCAAGTAGTTACATTTGCGTAAACCTACACGTGCACATAGTATACGCATTTTATGCACACGTACATGTAACTATAAccaaaagagaaaaaatttgCTTCTTCCttttacacatatgtatgtactattttcctaatatatgtacttttgaaataaatcaagaaatagtaaaaaaaataaaaatgttaataaaaaaaaaaaaaaaaaaaacaaaacacaaaaaggataaaatataaaaggtaAAACGTTAAAGGTAACAGGTAAAacatgaaacaaaaaatataaaaaataaaacgtaaaatataaaacaaaaaacgccaaatataaaacaaaaaacgtcaaatataaaacaataaacgtcaaatataaaacaataaacaAAACAGTATTACTTATGACAGAAGCTGTTggtttattcaaaaaaaacaaagctGCAAAAAGGTAAACATTCCTTTTGTATGTAACACTGTacattaaaagaaaaaatttcgACCACTTCAAATGGTAAGCTGTTTGACATGATATAAAATGATATGACATGTGATACATAACATACTATATGTaatgtacaattttttttttttttttctaagtaATACCTCTTCGCGCTACAACATTTTCGCTAATGTGATATATATCTAtcgctttaaaaaaaaaaaaaaaaaaaaaaaaaaaggaaaaaaaaaggaaaaaaaaggaaaaaaaaggaaaaaaacggaaaataatgaacgaaacaaaattaaacctaattaaggaaaaatatgTCAAATTAATGCAAATTATGCCAAACTAAACGAAATATCGTggaatacataaatatattcgcACTTATTTCACTTTTTACATAACCAGCATGccatatgtttttattatttttaccattCTTCGTATGCATATGGGGTAAAAAACAAACTAACggatgtataaatatattttatttcaagaTATACGAAAAATACGCATGTTTATGTTGCTaacttttttcatatgttcagaaaaatttacttagaaaaaatatttaaacaaagaaaataaatacaatagaCAGTAAACAGTGGACAACACTGATTAAATGCgtatgaattttattatttttttttttttttatttatgtatcaTCCCTTTGAATATTATTCTTCTTTGGAAAGTACAAGTTTTAACagctttcatttttttacacttttatcttttaaaaagaaagaagtgTACTactattcattattattcaaCACTGTTCACTTCTCGCTGCTCTATGTTCAGTGATTACAACTCACTGCTAACTCCTCACTGCTAACTCCTCACTGCTTACAACTCAGTGCTAACGCCTCACTTagtttacattattttttttttccccccccCCGATACTTTTTACTTAGGAGAGAAAACTATATACCATATGAAACTccttatttgaaaaaaaaaaaaaaaaaatgcaccCTTTTGTGACCCCTTGATGAATCAAATATTTTGctgaaataaaagaaaaaggaaaaaacaattattcGCATTATACATGTGTACTAATTTAATATTGAATAAATGAGGAAGATATATGGTATTtggtgaaaaaaaaaaaaaaaaaaaaaaaaaaaaaatataatgattcTTTATTCAGCCGTTAGAGAACAAGAAGCATTCTGTTACAGTTACTCGTACCATACtaccaaataaaaatattgatgtTATCTTTAATaagaaatgttaaaaatgtgaaattttgaaaaatatattgaattaAAAGCGTTAACGTGTGCACATGTGTATATTGCTTATGCACGTATCTATTCAGGTAGTTCGCATGGGTGTTCATTTAGTTCACCTCCTTCACATCGCACATTTGTCATCCAAGTATGAATAAACATTGTGAAGGGACCCTTGCTCTGCTATTGTTATAACAACTTTTCTTGATAAACCTTATATAGCGATATATaactaaattattttttacaaaagatttaaaaaactCCAGTAAAGTGCATTTAAAATGGCACGAAGGAGAAAGATACTTCAACATAATATCCTTTGCGCGAAAATGTGCATaccatacgtatatatatatatatatatatatatatatgtatatatgtatatatgtatgcatatttcTATGTAATCATGCAGCCgtttaaattatgtaaaaagtgAAATACTGTCACGTAAAATTCGTTTTGTAGAAcgaagaatttaaaaaattcctGTTCAACTTATATCTGCTTATGGCTTAAAATTGtgtagaaattttttttttttttaaaattttttttctcaaaaaTATGAACGACGACGCTATTATTTGATATACCTTGTTTTGTTGTTCTTTGTTTTGATTTACTTAGTTTTGATTTACTTAGTTTTGATGCACTTAGTTTTGATGCACTTAGTTTTGATGTACTTAGTTTTGATTTACTTAGTTTTGATGTACTTAGTTTTGTTGTACTTAGTTTTGATGTAATTAATTTTGATGCACTTAGTTTTGATGTACTTAGTTTTGTTGTACTTAGTTTTGATGTACTTAGTTTTGTTGTACTTAGTTTTGATGTacttagttttttttttactattttgtattactttgctttttattatttttctttttttttttttttatttctcaaTATAACGGCCACAGCTTGTATTCGCGCAAAATTACGTAAACCATTTTTGTAGTTTTCTGCGTACGGAAGAAATACGCCTACGTTGTAAAGGAgcacataaatacatataatagaaatatacatacaaacatatatacatatatgacatacacgcatatatacatgttatgTACATGTTACTATATGCATAATATTGTGTACATTCAcgttgtaattttatttttttgcaatttCCCCACCATCGCACGAAGCCGAGAAACGATAGGACGCACGTACCAATTTATAACTCATTTAACGAAGCAACAATTACATAATACTTTTTACATTAACAACTTTGGAGGATACTCCTGAACAATTTTATTTGCGGTTTAAGCCCTTTTTTGTAGATGTAATataccattttatttttacttaattttggtttaattttaattttaattttaattttaattttaattttaattttatttttttattttattttatttatttttatatatttttattttatatttattttatttatttttatatatttttattttatatttattttatttatttttatatatttttatttatttttttttttttttcctaaattTTCTCCTCCAAATTTGTAATCAAACAAAAGCGATGCTTCTCAATACCTTATTAGAAGAACTTTTGCAAAAAtgggaaaggaaaaaaataaatttgttcaacgtatgttttatttttcattcaaTTAAAAACAGTTTAGTAAAATCAGAAGAGagaaataatttgtttattaacGACCTTAAAGAAGatatattgaaaaagtaTTTACAATTGCTTGACGACTCAAGCGAACAGAACACTGGGGGTGTAGGAAGTAGTAATGAtgagaataaatatttttgcctcgcttttttcacatttatttttacgttAGAAAATGGGCTCTTGAAAAATGGAAATCGCTTCTCGACGTATTTAGAAGAGCAATACGTGAGGTCGTATGAAGGAGTCTTAGGAAATAAATCCAAGAGAAAAAGAAGCAACATCGACTCGGCAAGCCCAGCAGAGGAAAAGGACAACACAAAATGGACGTTGTGTAAAGGGAAACAAGCAGGGAAAGAGGCAAGTATAGAGCCACAAACAGAGGGATACATAGACACTCGGACAGAGGCACGTTTCGAGGAAACACTTCCAAAGAGCGGAGAAGCCAAAGAAGACTCCTCCTGTTTTACCGCAaacattttcaaaaaatttgaCGAGTTGATTAAAAGAGCGATAAATTTAAAAGCAGAAGACAACAGTGAGGATAACGAAgaatttacatattataaaatgtgtACTGTTTATTGTGtacttaaatttatttttcttttatcagAATGGAACTACAAAATGGGTGGactatatttcaaatatatgaaaaatgcaTATGAGTATGTTATAAGtataaaattgaataaatggtcaaataacaaatatattataaagatGGTTAATACAGCACTCCTTCTAATTGTACACACGAACtatcatattataaaaaatagtgaaaaggaattttttaatttcatatttattcaaTTACAGCAAAGGGAGCATTCACTAGTTATAGTAGAAGAACTGCTTGTtacttttttgaaaaaaaaaaaagatatccttttaaataaagagatatatattaatataaataattatgctaatgataatataaatttatttttaaaatatggaaaaaaggaaaatttatttttcttttttaattttataaatgtatataaaaaattaattatatctcACGTTAACAATTCGGATAGAAGGACTATacctaatataaaaaatgtacacaatatagatataaaccTAAGTATTAAGGatataattatgaacatttataaattattagcTTATATAGGGGATGTTTCAAGggattatatattaaataagaatattgATGTGTCCATAGAAGATGGTAGTAAACATATACTGTACTGCGAGGAGaagaagaaggaaaaaaaagaatatttctCTTCTGTTGGTAGCATTTTAGAAACAGTAAAGATGGGAGAAAATAAAACTCATGTAAATGAGTTCATCGAACGGATAGACAACAACCTCCAGAACAACATCTTCAGCTATGTAGTACATAAcgtattttccttttttcaagATTTAGTAAATGAATTAGATCCAGAAAGCATATGCATGAACGCGAACGATTTTGTGAAGTTTATCAAGCTGTTCTTCATCCAAAATAATGAGCATGACTTGTTTctagttttttatttaaaggaaaattttgTTACATATTGCAAAGAATTGCTAGGAAAATGTCTAGGTATTTTTGACGAATTTGTAAGTAACGttattatatacttatttaaaataatagataTATTAGCAAAGAATAAATTACCACCATATGgtgatatatatgaaaaaaaggaagcaaCAAAAGGAAAACTGTTCAACATATTTAGTAAGATAAAAGATTCGAAGAATCATGAGAGGGATGCAGATGATGCCTTTCTTCGCATTTATTATAGcctttataataatatggtTCATGttctttcaatttttcttaaaaatttaaaatactaCACCAATGAAGAAGTTAAAAAGATACTGTTAGTACATTTTGAACATTTcactttttacatatttaatcaaatcaataatgtaaattatgatttaatttttcaaaatagtaGATCCCTCTATTTAACCTTAAAAGTGTTATATAagttgataaaaataaaaaatttccattttgaatatatacacaatatatattttaatttaaccAAAATGGAAAACAAACTACACAGTCTAAATCAAGAAGTAACATCCTATTCgtgttataataaaaagcgGTGCAATAATATACTCTTTCtggataaaattaaaacgtaTCTTCTAAAAAACTGTGGTGCATTTCTTTCCGACACGTACCCCTACCctacaaaaaaggaaaaatttgaaaattatgaaaaatgtgaaaagCTTATTAAACGTGAGCTTGTAGAACCGACTGACCAAGTGGGGGAAAATAGAAACGTAAAGAAGAGAGGGGTGAAGAAGATTAAGAAGAATAAGGAGAAGATTAAAGAGAAGAATAATATGATGAAGTTGAAAATGAAGACGAAAATTCGCATGAACATGAAAGGCgtagtaaaaaaaacaaaaaaaaataaaatcaaaaataaaatcaaaaataaaatcaaaaatgaaatcaaaaatgaaaacaaagaAGTAGTTTTAAATGGCACACCGGATGATGTATTATTAACGAaccaaataaattataccAGTGAACACATAGAAGAACACATATCTACAATGGGGGATTCCCAGTACACCCCGAATAGCGCTACCGATGCACGAAATAAGCAGCAGATGGATGGCAAAATAAACGAAAAGGTTAGTATCACATGTGAAGAGAAGagcaaaaatattaatgataaagGATATGCTTATGTAGAACTGGGAAAGACAAAAATGAATTCCGAAAGGGATATATGCCATAGGAATGGTGAAAATACGAAAGAGCAAAAATGGAGAGATACCCAACTACCTTCTGGTATGACCCTCCAAATAATCAGTGATGATCAAAGGGATGAGGAAAATGTCAAAATGATGAATAATTGCGTTAACAATTTCCACCTGAATGACAACCTAAATGGATACCCAGGGGATGACCAAAGTGAAGGAACGGATGAGATGAAGCAGAAAAACGCTAGCATCTTGCTTAGAAAACATTTGACCGGaaagaataataatgtatCGGACAGAGAGCACAACAAGGTAAGTGCTTGCGAAAAAGTTGAACAAATTATAGACGTAGACAAAAATATCGCAAAT
The sequence above is drawn from the Plasmodium malariae genome assembly, chromosome: 5 genome and encodes:
- the PmUG01_05021000 gene encoding conserved Plasmodium protein, unknown function: MTINYAVLKVMDCNFGYKLKEKGIGKVIGNQMIGQMNGQMGGQMNGQMGGQMNGQMGGQMNGQMGGQMNGQMGGQMSGQMGEQMKSQTSERINEVKKEEKNISYTFDKQASNKQTVEEKNNAFISFFNEKKLHLDNKICKSVGQEKSANDKYNNNDNNKNKEGKEPISAMNSEMIVKLNEINKKDVNYKLRGSNMLLTNKKKHHLYDENNDKELKRKKINDIISKYKKNMISLPDKNGIEHLTTFVNMNSSKCSSKESERTFYSKRSGKYLSAKYMSNEYASDKCAIDGVRTANEEYISDDKIRLAPNHHDEHEYNDLLTLTKGDKKNVREYPTKYMNKYGESEKEAQLMEDNNLKKRQYQKIIEHNYMNDDTSNDHYKRAIILNFEERKKNHECNSYDKMIKDKKCKIDLNFEDRSAKVGAGVKYHEVCATLSYEEKKNKKKGGEGEEEVKKTEVEVKKTEMEVKKTEVEVKVEKEGENEGGNEGENEGENEGGNEGEEVQKGTYSPKEPNKKSQKNNFNVKFNYSKVPDELNIYSSTSEDNKNESTDKVHHVSKGNYTQAVHHSDAIHIQASPPPTYNHTICMNDHELLLNGKGKENMKLEELRLINFKESKEFKETMVGGAANIVVTNMGEREKKGSKKKEHTNLYLSKTSELRSLFNESVMCGEEKRIRDKFEEIKLIERSIELKEDAQNGMHMISSGQKIEETNSLDVNGIMRKDRSIDGDISSSNAACINNYGTKTYTKDANSFVTHNDDCNSAKNTLFEDKNKSIVYKNNEVNMFNKKNLEDTITDVQKKSELYVKDFDEKMGASIPNGNKTIITYSTHDDVVKSLRGQVKNDYILKEQNDKGSKMMDAISKRNNNEPSDERNVRNIKNKDTLLYCDTAERRLSSNEGNEKKKEDEEQLQHQQPVQLPSQLQRTTEEELRYTGSELNVNCYKTKKDIEKVNWNDLKEKYFELRRRSIISLKVNGKGEQTQSYDCKSELKSEQKNSPLECFNNGLNNGLNNGLNNGLNNGLNNGLNNKNGSLNNFKIDPPSEWYLSTNRGIEKRDNKTSRSLSEERKEKVISSHFFKNKTVLRVHERNKDTKLYKNEERIEVDKEKKELRSLSGILKDRIFKNFNEKCNLTRDMVKNVSTNTYMISKLNKNSVLHGGKNVLPFGVNNNNIVGKQKDATDSSRVYSRNYIEKKEENIIVKQNGILPNANISHTIGRKLYADVISSGEEKNIKKKISEKFHSIDEKENKELSTDESNILLKRYNKPLNVVINGVTNTSDRTDNQVNKLYYMNGEKKSNVHINSTLIGLRERKKRITNKFTNVEHNTYKENCLLKDNTKEFHEQVLFEDARGGKVDKVKGKNESFHSINFHPSKNKNSSSCSRNNNNSSSNNNNGSSNNNNGSSNNNNGSSNNNNGSSNNNNGSSNNNNGSSNNNNGSSNNNNGSSNNNNGSSNNNNGSSNNNNGSSTNNNSSSNINNSSSKNNNSSSNKNNSSSNIPADPLLSSVDYAAQVRKKYEDIIKRVRTNVINDDGSNYNGNVHTEGKYELSNDKIEERLKMIKRHFNGEKIEIDEENKLKNEINMKRKLYELKIRKEFEEKLRIRREFNEKKIMAQGEKIVIQNSTNEVEENGRRDDQQNAQVDGGGKKEEKMNSSDMYEYTKQGNEKNENFCNSKKKEKNNKKKRRMRRKLYDEFSSDGSYYKYMYRNLYDETWNNKTKNHYYDISDNLYLQECSDHFFHNTNTRSSVDHSLSNSFDENLLSLSRIKFDDFNYNYLNGIKRSTMKKEVMSTYSYHKEQDEENLKKLNITKPKVILTDSDGSWKKKDINESGKQIRASQKKTRNNCNFPNDCCYHNGYYNPNGNDYPYNTDTHKKCRGSSINRTTKKKKYSDDMKSVHPVNHYKNNNNDDILNKLCSIKYENRLRNGPLYKRGEAERDEAKEEVAVYNEDEMYNEDKVYNEDEVYNEDEVYNEDEVYNEDEVYNEDEVYNEDEVYNEDEVCVVGEDNEGEHTNHPENKKLKKEKKEKKSNNSINSNECYNGVKESKGSSGGPAKNESILLTSGTEDKKKKDKDKENEKEKTKPKPKWDDKERDRERTTNESVNENRSKVPPSQTETEQAYMINKNSNINKVSIKEDNNLKSSLSSSDKGIPKINILKNKENYIPLDVALNFVIDNEKLKKSNVQKENKGNKKKKTFVQWLMDERKKRLKNNLPIDI